One stretch of Glycine soja cultivar W05 chromosome 7, ASM419377v2, whole genome shotgun sequence DNA includes these proteins:
- the LOC114418146 gene encoding 60S ribosomal protein L18a-like protein, with protein MDTADQRKGKYAPTRDTENPLLGKFDKPLPCFGCGIGWFSLLLGFVCPPMWYYATILYFGNYYHKDPRERAGLAASAIAALVFTIAAVVTVAVIFL; from the exons ATGGATACAGCTGACCAAAGAAAAGGCAAGTATGCTCCTACCAGGGATACAGAGAACCCACTGTTGGGAAAATTTGACAAGCCGCTTCCATGTTTTGGCTGTGGAATTGGATGGTTCTC TCTTCTGCTAGGATTTGTTTGCCCGCCGATGTGGTATTATGCTACAATTCTCTATTTCGGAAATTACTATCATAAGGATCCGAGAGAGCGGGCTGGGCTTGCTGCTTCTGCAATTGCT GCTCTAGTTTTCACAATTGCTGCGGTGGTAACAGTAGctgttattttcttgtaa
- the LOC114419285 gene encoding U-box domain-containing protein 35-like, translated as MSLIQSSSLPHAVGGGSIAIAVNGGRHSHCAIKWAVEHLLKKNSSCILIHVQTKTMHPHDVDDVPKDGRPPTKEELHQFFLPFRGFCARKGITTKELVLHDLDVPSALTNYVVVNCVSTVVVGAAASPWNTLTRIFNKDDVATTLARSLPDTCTLYVISKGKVQHIRPTGHHSQHIKVTPTRSIRDTVTLLQNTPLVHPNKNLVDAPTDSEDTHRKPIKDANIGRESSKLWESLREIKDFMLIEDTNSPRGPAEYNLSQNSSARSSPGNSDSTGQHLGPSLLDKSHGNHEVVNSDKPKNIASSKSPVNLDIEMKKLKLELKKTTEKYGMACKQAVLAKQKATELEKCRQEKERDLEEAKLAEDTALALVEVERQKTKVAMESVEMSQRLAELETQKRKDAELKAKHEKEERNKALHEVVCNSIPYRRYKFEEIEAATNKFDNTLKIGEGGYGPVFRGVIDHTVVAIKAVRPDIAHGERQFQQEVIVLSTIRHPSMVLLLGACPEYGCLVYEYMENGSLEDRLFMKDNTPPIPWKTRFKIALEIATGLLFLHQTKPEPLVHRDLKPANILLDKNYVSKISDVGLARLVPPSVADKTTQYRLTNAAGTFCYIDPEYQQTGLLGVKSDVYSLGVVLLQIITGKAPMGLSHLVEKAIKNHTFSEVLDPSVSDWPVEEALSLAKLALKCCELRKRDRPNLGTVVLPELNRISRIWDCDDTHYPRNCYMIQDHLDPN; from the exons ATGTCCCTCATACAATCTTCATCACTACCGCATGCAGTCGGAGGAGGCTCCATCGCCATCGCTGTCAATGGTGGCCGCCACAGCCACTGTGCCATCAAATGGGCGGTGGAGCACCTCCTTAAGAAGAACTCCTCTTGCATCCTTATTCATGTTCAGACCAAGACCATGCATCCCC ATGATGTTGATGACGTGCCTAAAGATGGTCGTCCACCAACTAAAGAAGAATTGCACCAATTTTTTCTTCCCTTTCGAGGATTTTGTGCCAGAAAAGGG ATCACAACAAAGGAATTGGTCTTACATGACCTTGATGTTCCAAGTGCACTTACTAATTACGTTGTTGTAAATTGTGTTAGCACCGTTGTCGTTGGTGCTGCTGCTTCCCCCTGGAATACTCTTACAAG AATATTTAATAAAGATGATGTGGCAACTACTTTAGCAAGGTCTTTGCCAGATACTTGCACTTTATATGTTATATCAAAAGGAAAAGTACAACATATCCGACCAACAGGTCATCATTCTCAACATATTAAAGTCACACCAACTAGATCCATAAGAGACACGGTCACTCTCTTGCAAAATACTCCATTAGTTCATCCAAATAAGAATCTTGTTGATGCCCCTACAGATTCTGAAGATACACACAG GAAACCAATCAAAGATGCAAATATTGGGCGAGAGTCCAGCAAACTTTGGGAATCTTTACGAGAAATAAAAGATTTCATGCTAATTGAAGATACCAATTCACCAAGAGGTCCAGCAGAATACAACTTATCACAAAATTCATCAGCTAGAAGTTCTCCTGGAAACAGTGACAGCACAGGGCAACATCTTGGTCCTTCTTTGCTTGACAAGTCACACGGAAACCATGAAGTTGTAAACTCAGACAAGCCTAAGAACATCGCTTCTTCAAAAAGCCCA GTAAACTTAGACATAGAAATGAAGAAACTGAAACTCGAATTGAAAAAAACAACAGAGAAATATGGTATGGCTTGCAAACAAGCTGTTTTAGCAAAACAGAAG GCAACAGAGCTTGAAAAGTGTAGGCAAGAAAAGGAACGCGATTTAGAGGAAGCTAAGCTTGCTGAAGATACTGCATTGGCTTTGGTAGAGGTAGAGAGGCAAAAAACTAAAGTAGCTATGGAATCAGTAGAAATGTCTCAACGCTTGGCAGAGCTGGAAACCCAAAAGAGAAAGGATGCCGAATTAAAAGCCAAGCATGAGAAAGAAGAGAGGAACAAAGCATTGCATGAAGTTGTATGTAATAGTATTCCATATAGAAGATACAAATTTGAAGAAATTGAAGCAGCAACAAATAAATTCGACAATACTTTGAAAATTGGTGAAGGTGGATATGGACCTGTTTTTAGAGGAGTCATTGATCATACTGTTGTTGCCATTAAGGCTGTGAGACCAGACATAGCCCATGGAGAgaggcaatttcaacaagag GTTATTGTTTTGAGCACCATAAGACATCCAAGCATGGTGCTCCTCCTAGGAGCATGCCCAGAATATGGATGCCTTGTGTACGAGTACATGGAAAATGGAAGCTTAGAAGATCGTCTATTCATGAAAGACAACACTCCACCAATTCCTTGGAAAACACGTTTCAAAATTGCATTAGAGATTGCCACCggccttcttttccttcaccaAACAAAGCCTGAACCTCTTGTGCACCGCGACTTGAAGCCTGCAAACATCCTCTTAGACAAGAACTATGTGAGCAAAATCAGTGACGTGGGTTTGGCACGACTTGTTCCCCCTTCTGTAGCCGACAAAACTACACAATATCGCTTGACAAATGCAGCTGGAACATTTTGTTACATTGACCCTGAGTATCAACAAACGGGGTTGTTGGGTGTGAAATCAGACGTATATTCATTAGGTGTCGTGCTGCTACAAATTATTACAGGAAAAGCGCCAATGGGTTTGTCACACTTGGTTGAGAAGGCTATTAAAAATCACACTTTCAGTGAGGTGCTTGATCCAAGTGTCTCAGATTGGCCTGTGGAAGAAGCTTTGTCTTTGGCTAAGTTGGCCTTGAAGTGTTGTGAGTTGAGAAAACGTGATAGACCAAATCTTGGTACTGTTGTTTTGCCTGAGCTGAATAGAATATCAAGGATATGGGACTGTGATGACACGCATTATCCTAGAAATTGTTATATGATTCAAGACCATCTGGATCCTAAttaa